The Sporosarcina luteola genome contains a region encoding:
- a CDS encoding DUF3221 domain-containing protein: protein MKNKLLVLFASALLLGGCGTGPSSKNVAVDDSDSGWKSLKTVSGREIIAELKQTVEETPQRDERATIETPPEFEEPTKETVEDLNVKAIEGPAVFQAVEKVYGEGGIHHDGVIFFELQTKGAGQSGVWIGLKEPDERVQQLIDLLQPKVDAGEILAEPIYIFRSPHTEKELYELQDEVAEALKGLESERGSFGLYVDVITGNIEITHDFLKPEQQEKLREQFADHTINIEQDGRMVPEPGESTIIAPEQTYTDTPVAEGGFILEAGDGRIFVAGGTESVVFYKFPEADKLKAGQRVNVERSGPILESYPGQGTAKFVEVLPDYKPAGAKLSESQAVAKALEVAGERLSNGYVVIEEVSFDENEKKWVFKLLPDDGEGILEVADQ from the coding sequence ATGAAAAACAAATTACTAGTTCTGTTTGCCAGTGCATTACTGCTAGGAGGATGTGGAACTGGCCCATCCTCTAAAAATGTTGCGGTTGATGATAGTGATAGTGGATGGAAGTCGTTGAAAACAGTGAGCGGACGAGAAATCATTGCTGAATTGAAGCAAACCGTTGAAGAGACACCTCAGCGGGACGAGAGGGCGACTATTGAAACGCCCCCTGAGTTTGAGGAGCCTACGAAAGAAACGGTGGAGGATTTGAATGTCAAAGCAATTGAAGGGCCCGCTGTCTTCCAGGCGGTGGAAAAAGTTTACGGCGAAGGTGGCATTCATCATGATGGCGTCATCTTCTTCGAACTTCAGACGAAGGGTGCTGGGCAATCCGGCGTGTGGATCGGGTTAAAGGAGCCGGATGAACGCGTCCAGCAGTTGATTGATCTGCTGCAGCCGAAAGTGGATGCGGGTGAGATCTTAGCGGAACCGATTTATATATTCCGCAGCCCGCATACGGAAAAGGAGCTTTACGAATTGCAGGATGAAGTCGCTGAAGCATTGAAAGGACTAGAATCGGAACGGGGATCATTCGGTCTGTACGTCGATGTCATCACAGGCAATATTGAAATCACCCATGATTTCCTGAAACCGGAGCAGCAAGAGAAGCTACGGGAGCAGTTCGCCGACCATACGATCAATATCGAGCAAGATGGAAGGATGGTCCCGGAGCCGGGGGAATCAACCATTATTGCACCTGAACAAACATATACAGATACACCTGTTGCGGAAGGTGGATTCATATTGGAGGCGGGGGATGGGAGAATTTTTGTGGCAGGTGGAACGGAAAGTGTTGTGTTTTACAAATTCCCGGAAGCCGACAAGCTGAAAGCCGGCCAACGTGTGAATGTGGAACGATCAGGTCCAATTCTTGAATCGTATCCTGGACAAGGGACCGCGAAGTTTGTAGAAGTCTTGCCGGATTATAAGCCGGCGGGTGCGAAGCTTTCCGAGTCGCAGGCTGTCGCGAAAGCATTAGAAGTGGCGGGTGAGAGATTGTCGAACGGATATGTTGTCATCGAAGAAGTTTCATTTGATGAGAATGAAAAGAAGTGGGTATTCAAGCTCCTGCCGGATGATGGTGAAGGGATATTGGAAGTTGCAGATCAATAG
- the argS gene encoding arginine--tRNA ligase, producing MKMDILQALQTVSPVPLEEHMLERPANSKLGDFALPCFPFAKALRKSPVAIAEEIAGSLTHPSIRKTEAVNGYVNIFLNRTAITDDILRIILDKSVNYGSSNEGNDGVVTIDLSSPNIAKPFSMGHLRSTVIGNSIAYLLEKNGYKTMKINYIGDWGTQFGKLLTAYRKWGNEEDVRQEPIKTLLKLYIRFHEEAELDPTLNDEGRAAFKALEDGDADALALWEWFKTESLQEFQRIYDLLGVTFDSYNGEAYYNDKMEPIVQELEDKGLLVESDGAMVVELEEGMPPCLIKKSDGATLYATRDLAAAIDRKTNYDFVKSIYVVGNEQSLHFTQVKQVLGKMGHDWASDIVHVPFGLILQGGKKMSTRKGKIVLLEEVLKEAIELAQKNIEEKNPMLANKSEVAEGVGVGAILFSDLKQHRKHDIEFDLETMLQTEGETGPYVQYAHARANSILRKAGATNSFAINEVNDHEWETIKLLEQFPHSVKRAAEELDPSVIAKYAVDLAQAFNSFYGNVQVLSDSTNKAYRIALTECVVIVLKESLRLLGMKAPEEM from the coding sequence ATGAAAATGGATATTTTGCAAGCTTTACAGACAGTCAGCCCGGTTCCATTAGAGGAACATATGCTGGAGCGGCCGGCAAATTCAAAGCTAGGCGATTTTGCATTGCCTTGCTTTCCGTTCGCGAAGGCTTTACGGAAATCACCCGTCGCCATTGCGGAAGAAATTGCCGGTTCGCTTACACATCCATCCATCCGAAAAACAGAAGCCGTCAATGGGTACGTGAATATTTTCCTGAACCGTACTGCTATCACTGATGATATCCTGCGTATAATCCTAGACAAATCCGTCAACTACGGCTCATCCAACGAAGGCAACGACGGAGTGGTGACGATCGATCTATCCTCCCCGAACATCGCAAAACCGTTTTCCATGGGGCATCTCCGCTCCACGGTCATCGGAAATTCTATCGCTTACTTGCTCGAAAAAAACGGCTACAAAACGATGAAAATCAATTACATCGGTGATTGGGGCACGCAATTCGGGAAGCTCCTAACCGCGTACCGGAAGTGGGGCAACGAGGAGGATGTCCGTCAAGAGCCAATCAAGACATTGCTGAAGCTGTATATCCGTTTCCATGAAGAAGCCGAGCTGGATCCAACTTTAAATGATGAAGGTCGGGCGGCATTCAAAGCGCTTGAGGACGGCGATGCAGACGCACTAGCCCTGTGGGAATGGTTCAAAACCGAGTCGTTGCAGGAATTCCAGCGAATTTACGATCTACTAGGGGTCACTTTCGATTCCTATAACGGCGAAGCGTACTACAACGACAAAATGGAGCCAATCGTTCAAGAACTCGAAGATAAAGGCCTATTGGTCGAATCCGACGGGGCCATGGTTGTGGAGCTTGAAGAAGGCATGCCGCCATGTTTGATTAAAAAATCAGATGGAGCTACTTTATATGCGACGCGGGATTTGGCAGCTGCCATTGATCGCAAAACCAATTACGACTTCGTCAAATCCATCTACGTTGTTGGGAATGAACAAAGCCTCCACTTTACGCAAGTGAAACAAGTGCTTGGCAAAATGGGGCATGACTGGGCAAGCGACATCGTGCACGTACCGTTCGGGCTTATCTTGCAGGGCGGAAAGAAGATGTCAACGCGTAAAGGAAAGATTGTCTTGCTCGAGGAAGTATTGAAGGAAGCTATCGAACTTGCACAGAAAAATATCGAAGAAAAAAACCCGATGCTTGCCAATAAATCTGAAGTGGCAGAAGGTGTCGGTGTCGGCGCCATCCTCTTCAGCGACTTGAAGCAGCATCGGAAACATGATATCGAATTCGATCTTGAAACGATGCTCCAGACAGAAGGAGAAACCGGGCCGTACGTCCAATATGCGCATGCGCGGGCAAACTCCATCTTGCGGAAGGCGGGGGCAACGAACTCGTTCGCGATTAACGAAGTGAATGATCACGAATGGGAAACGATCAAGCTGCTCGAACAATTTCCGCACTCCGTCAAACGGGCGGCCGAAGAACTGGACCCTTCCGTCATCGCAAAATATGCGGTCGACCTTGCCCAAGCGTTCAACTCGTTTTACGGGAATGTGCAAGTCCTTTCCGACTCCACAAACAAAGCATACCGGATTGCGCTAACGGAATGTGTCGTCATCGTTTTGAAGGAATCTTTGCGTCTACTCGGCATGAAGGCGCCCGAGGAAATGTAA
- a CDS encoding alanine/glycine:cation symporter family protein, with product MGVVEWLVGPANDFIWTYILIGLLLLIGLYFTIRTKFVQFRLFGEMFRLIFEKREGNRGVSAFQAFTISAASRVGTGNVTGVALAIGIGGPGAVFWMWVIAIIGMATAFIESALAQVYKVRDGDTFRGGPAYYMEKALGLRKLGIVFAILLTMCFGFIFNSVQSNTISQSFHDVFNLPYWVVGLLLVILTAIIIFGGVQRIVKVTQAIVPIMAVFYLLIALYVVAINITEVPAMIALIFEHAFGIKEMAGGGIGAAMMQGIRRGLFSNEAGMGSVPNAAATASATHPAKQGLVQSLGVFFDTIIICSATAFIILLAGLYDKGEESGILLTQSSMAVHVGSWAPYFVAIAIMFFAFSSIVGNYYYGETNIEFINTHKSWMTVYRIAVLGMVMFGALAKVDIVWSMADLFMGLMAIINLLVILALGKVAFRVLDDYTKQRKQGKNPVFKADSSLKGADCWREE from the coding sequence GTGGGCGTAGTGGAGTGGCTGGTGGGACCGGCGAATGATTTTATTTGGACATATATATTGATTGGGCTTTTATTGCTCATTGGTCTTTATTTTACGATAAGAACGAAATTTGTCCAATTTCGTTTATTTGGAGAGATGTTCAGACTCATTTTCGAGAAAAGAGAAGGCAACCGTGGCGTGTCAGCGTTCCAGGCGTTTACAATTAGTGCGGCGTCCCGGGTCGGTACAGGGAACGTAACTGGCGTAGCGCTTGCCATCGGGATTGGCGGACCGGGCGCGGTCTTCTGGATGTGGGTCATTGCCATTATCGGCATGGCGACGGCATTCATTGAAAGTGCGCTTGCGCAAGTGTATAAAGTTCGGGACGGCGACACATTCCGCGGAGGGCCTGCCTATTACATGGAGAAGGCGCTAGGCCTTCGGAAGCTTGGAATCGTTTTCGCGATTCTCCTAACGATGTGTTTCGGTTTTATTTTTAATTCGGTTCAGTCAAATACGATCAGCCAGTCATTCCATGATGTATTCAATCTACCCTATTGGGTGGTCGGTCTACTACTTGTCATATTGACGGCAATTATCATTTTCGGCGGCGTGCAAAGGATTGTCAAAGTGACGCAAGCAATTGTCCCAATCATGGCGGTGTTTTACTTGCTGATTGCGCTGTACGTTGTCGCTATTAATATTACGGAAGTTCCTGCCATGATTGCCCTCATTTTTGAGCATGCTTTTGGAATTAAGGAAATGGCTGGCGGCGGTATCGGGGCTGCCATGATGCAAGGTATCCGACGTGGTCTGTTCTCAAATGAAGCTGGTATGGGGAGTGTGCCGAACGCTGCGGCGACGGCGAGTGCGACGCATCCGGCGAAGCAAGGGCTTGTTCAAAGTCTTGGCGTATTTTTCGATACGATCATCATTTGTTCTGCGACAGCTTTTATCATCCTCCTTGCAGGACTTTATGACAAAGGGGAAGAGAGCGGAATTTTGCTGACGCAATCCTCGATGGCCGTTCACGTCGGTTCTTGGGCGCCTTATTTCGTCGCGATTGCGATCATGTTCTTCGCATTCAGCTCAATCGTCGGGAATTACTATTACGGTGAAACAAATATTGAATTCATCAACACGCATAAATCGTGGATGACGGTCTACCGAATTGCGGTGCTCGGCATGGTCATGTTCGGTGCGCTCGCAAAAGTGGATATCGTCTGGAGCATGGCAGACCTGTTTATGGGCTTGATGGCAATTATAAATCTCCTCGTCATCTTGGCACTTGGAAAAGTCGCATTCCGCGTTTTGGATGATTACACGAAACAGCGGAAACAAGGGAAGAATCCTGTGTTTAAAGCGGATTCTAGTCTGAAAGGTGCCGACTGTTGGAGGGAAGAATAA